One stretch of Urocitellus parryii isolate mUroPar1 chromosome 12, mUroPar1.hap1, whole genome shotgun sequence DNA includes these proteins:
- the Fam136a gene encoding protein FAM136A: MAEVQQLRVQEAVDSMVKSVERENIRKMQGLMFRCSASCCEDSQASMQQVHQCIERCHAPLAQAQALVTSELEKFQDRLARCTMHCNDKAKDSIDAGNKELQVKRQLDSCVTKCVDDHMQLIPTMTKKMKESLSSIGK, from the exons ATGGCGGAGGTGCAGCAGCTCCGGGTGCAGGAGGCGGTGGACTCCATGGTGAAGAGTGTGGAGAGGGAGAACATCCGGAAGATGCAG GGCCTCATGTTCCGGTGCAGCGCCAGCTGCTGTGAGGACAGCCAGGCTTCCATGCAGCAAGTACACCAGTGCATTGAGCGCTGCCATGCACCTCTGGCTCAAGCCCAGGCCTTGGTGACCAGTGAGTTGGAGAAGTTCCAG GACCGCCTGGCCCGGTGTACCATGCATTGCAACGACAAAGCCAAAGATTCAATAGATGCTGGGAATAAAGAGCTTCAGGTGAAGCGGCAACTGGACAGTTGTGTGACCAAGTGTGTGGATGACCACATGCAACTCATCCCAACTATGACCAAGAAGATGAAAGAGTCTCTCTCATCCATTGGGAAATAA